One segment of Desulfosudis oleivorans Hxd3 DNA contains the following:
- a CDS encoding class I SAM-dependent methyltransferase, which translates to MSTDTQFTHLCPWWMAYFFDNPLRRLFHNPHHLFSAYLAPGMTAVDVGCGMGYFSIGMAKIVGPSGRVWAVDVQEKILQVATRRFKRAGVDGIVMPHQCRPDVLGVSGPVDFVLSFWSLHEMPDPVSTVRQVADMLKPEGHYFLAEPKNHVKPRYFERLSGFVQSAGLVRVARPGVALSTAAVFRKP; encoded by the coding sequence TTGAGCACTGACACCCAGTTTACTCACCTGTGCCCCTGGTGGATGGCCTATTTTTTTGACAACCCTTTGCGCCGGCTGTTTCACAACCCGCACCACCTGTTTTCAGCGTACCTGGCACCCGGTATGACAGCCGTGGATGTGGGGTGTGGCATGGGATATTTTTCCATCGGCATGGCAAAAATCGTTGGGCCGTCGGGCCGGGTGTGGGCCGTGGACGTGCAGGAAAAAATATTGCAGGTGGCGACCCGCCGGTTCAAACGGGCCGGGGTGGACGGGATCGTGATGCCCCACCAGTGCCGGCCGGACGTGCTGGGAGTCTCTGGTCCGGTTGATTTTGTCTTGAGTTTCTGGTCCCTGCACGAGATGCCCGATCCGGTGTCCACCGTCCGCCAGGTCGCGGACATGCTCAAACCGGAAGGCCACTATTTTCTGGCCGAACCCAAAAACCATGTAAAGCCCCGTTACTTTGAGCGGCTGTCCGGTTTTGTGCAAAGCGCGGGCCTGGTTCGTGTGGCCCGGCCCGGCGTGGCCCTGAGCACGGCGGCGGTTTTTCGAAAACCTTGA
- a CDS encoding acetyl-CoA decarbonylase/synthase complex subunit delta → MGFEIAKESYAGSIKEISIGKGKKAVKVGGETSYPFYLFEGEMPNKPKVAMEIWDIKPEDWPESATAPFKDVLGDPAAWAKKCVKDYGADMIVLQLKSIDPNGNNAGPADAVATVKKVAAAIDVPLIIWGSANVEKDAEVFKKIAEDCQDLTLTMGPVEEKNHKTIGAAAMGYGHLVISSSPIDVNLAKQVNILLENLGMPMDRVLVDPTTGGLGYGLEYTYSVMERLRMAAMAQGDDKLQFPMVNNLGNEVWKSKEAKLTADEAPTLGDPERRGILMEAVGAVSYLMSGSDVLFMRHPEAVRMVRSFIDKLADGGKVDDIAGAKKLLAEAKIDYEKLAPKPDLTIKEEEKKAAPKKAAPKAAPKAAPKAAPKAAPKAAPAAPAAAPAAAAAPAAPAVDAAAAAKADAAAKVKAEMDAKAQAEADAKAKVEAAAKAKAEAEAKAKAEAEAQKKAEAEARAKRDEEENALRLKRAEEKAKLAASRKPTVKSTIKVTPAGEVLSGLDEILVNLARFHKRG, encoded by the coding sequence GTGGGTTTTGAAATTGCAAAAGAGTCTTATGCCGGCAGCATAAAAGAGATCTCCATCGGCAAGGGGAAAAAAGCAGTAAAGGTCGGTGGTGAAACCAGTTATCCCTTTTATCTGTTCGAAGGCGAAATGCCCAACAAGCCGAAGGTGGCCATGGAAATCTGGGACATAAAACCGGAAGACTGGCCCGAGTCGGCGACCGCGCCGTTCAAGGATGTTCTCGGTGATCCGGCGGCCTGGGCCAAGAAGTGCGTTAAGGACTACGGCGCGGACATGATCGTGCTCCAGCTCAAGAGCATCGACCCCAACGGCAACAATGCCGGCCCCGCCGACGCGGTGGCCACGGTAAAAAAGGTGGCCGCGGCCATTGACGTACCCCTGATTATCTGGGGGTCCGCCAACGTCGAAAAGGATGCCGAAGTCTTCAAGAAGATCGCCGAAGACTGCCAGGACCTGACCCTGACCATGGGCCCGGTGGAAGAGAAGAACCACAAAACCATCGGCGCCGCTGCCATGGGATACGGTCACCTGGTGATCTCTTCTTCGCCCATCGACGTCAACCTGGCCAAGCAGGTCAACATTCTGCTGGAAAACCTGGGCATGCCCATGGACCGCGTGCTGGTGGATCCAACCACCGGCGGTCTGGGCTACGGTCTGGAATACACCTATTCGGTCATGGAGCGGCTGCGCATGGCCGCCATGGCTCAGGGCGACGACAAGCTTCAGTTCCCCATGGTTAACAACCTGGGCAACGAGGTCTGGAAGTCCAAGGAAGCCAAGCTGACCGCGGATGAGGCCCCCACACTGGGCGATCCCGAGCGGCGGGGCATTCTGATGGAGGCCGTGGGCGCTGTTTCCTACCTGATGTCGGGCAGTGATGTCCTTTTCATGCGCCATCCCGAAGCAGTGCGCATGGTCCGTTCGTTTATCGACAAGCTGGCCGATGGCGGCAAGGTTGACGATATTGCCGGCGCCAAGAAACTGTTGGCAGAAGCCAAGATCGATTACGAAAAGCTGGCGCCCAAGCCCGACCTGACCATAAAGGAAGAAGAAAAGAAGGCCGCGCCCAAGAAGGCGGCCCCCAAGGCGGCGCCCAAGGCGGCCCCAAAGGCCGCGCCCAAGGCTGCGCCCAAGGCAGCCCCGGCAGCACCTGCCGCGGCTCCGGCAGCGGCAGCAGCTCCTGCAGCCCCGGCCGTGGATGCGGCAGCAGCCGCCAAGGCCGATGCCGCAGCTAAGGTAAAAGCCGAGATGGATGCCAAGGCCCAGGCCGAAGCCGATGCCAAGGCAAAAGTCGAGGCAGCCGCCAAAGCCAAGGCCGAAGCCGAAGCCAAGGCCAAGGCAGAGGCCGAAGCACAGAAAAAGGCGGAAGCCGAGGCACGGGCCAAGCGCGATGAAGAGGAAAACGCCCTGCGCCTGAAACGGGCCGAAGAAAAGGCAAAGCTGGCGGCCTCACGGAAACCCACAGTAAAGTCAACCATCAAAGTGACACCGGCCGGCGAGGTGCTGTCCGGGCTTGACGAGATTCTTGTCAACCTGGCCCGGTTCCACAAGCGCGGCTAG
- a CDS encoding 2-amino-3,7-dideoxy-D-threo-hept-6-ulosonate synthase has translation MFTSGKAVRMERIMNRNTGKTVIVPMDHGVTVGPIDGLINLSAAVDMVAEGGANAVIGHLGLPKFGHRNYGRDVGLILHLSAASILSPKPNKKVLVNTVENALRVGADGVSIHINIGDENEAEMLRDFGKVVVECIYWGMPLIAMMYPRGPKIDDEKDVEHVKLAARIGAELGADFVKTNYTGDPESFARVVEGCPAPVLIAGGSKAGDKEMFEMIEGAMQVGAKGLSIGRNAFQHRTPSLFVKAACAIVHDGISAAEAMAMLEADQ, from the coding sequence ATGTTTACCAGCGGCAAGGCGGTAAGAATGGAGCGGATCATGAACCGGAACACCGGCAAGACCGTGATCGTTCCCATGGACCACGGGGTGACCGTGGGGCCGATAGACGGGCTGATCAACCTGTCGGCGGCCGTGGACATGGTGGCCGAAGGCGGGGCCAACGCGGTGATTGGCCATTTGGGCCTTCCCAAGTTCGGCCACCGCAATTACGGCCGGGACGTGGGCCTGATCCTGCACCTGTCCGCCGCCAGTATTCTGTCTCCCAAGCCCAACAAGAAGGTGCTGGTCAACACCGTGGAAAACGCCCTGCGCGTAGGGGCCGACGGGGTTTCTATCCATATCAACATCGGCGACGAGAACGAGGCCGAGATGCTCAGGGACTTCGGAAAAGTGGTGGTGGAGTGCATCTACTGGGGCATGCCTCTGATCGCCATGATGTATCCCAGGGGGCCCAAGATCGACGACGAAAAGGACGTTGAGCATGTCAAGCTGGCGGCCCGCATCGGCGCGGAACTGGGCGCCGATTTTGTCAAGACCAACTACACCGGCGACCCCGAGTCCTTTGCAAGGGTGGTGGAGGGATGTCCCGCGCCGGTGCTGATCGCCGGTGGCAGCAAGGCCGGGGACAAAGAGATGTTCGAGATGATCGAAGGCGCCATGCAGGTCGGCGCCAAGGGTTTGTCCATCGGGCGTAACGCCTTTCAGCACCGCACGCCTTCGCTGTTTGTAAAAGCGGCCTGCGCCATCGTGCATGACGGCATCAGCGCGGCAGAGGCCATGGCCATGCTGGAAGCGGATCAGTAA
- a CDS encoding alpha/beta hydrolase, which yields MEQKVSIPCGDITLSGLFDEGLGKKGVVITHPHPLYGGNMYNPVVETIARAYREKGYAALRFDFRGTGASTGRYDDGEGEQEDVAAALAWMQDRGIGPVALSGYSFGAWVIALCAAGLAGVDHVILVAPPVIFVSFDDVTSIPQLAGVVVGEADDLAPPGPVGALVPGWNKTARLSVVQGADHMFWGFDRELQARIEEMIG from the coding sequence TTGGAACAAAAAGTATCCATCCCATGCGGCGACATCACCCTGTCCGGCCTTTTTGACGAGGGGCTTGGCAAAAAAGGCGTGGTCATCACCCATCCTCACCCCCTGTACGGCGGCAACATGTACAATCCGGTGGTGGAAACCATTGCCCGGGCCTACCGTGAAAAAGGGTATGCCGCGCTGCGGTTTGACTTTCGCGGCACCGGCGCCAGTACCGGGCGGTACGACGACGGTGAGGGCGAACAGGAGGACGTGGCCGCGGCCCTGGCCTGGATGCAGGACCGGGGGATCGGGCCGGTGGCCCTTTCCGGTTACTCCTTTGGCGCCTGGGTGATCGCCCTGTGCGCGGCAGGCCTGGCAGGAGTGGACCATGTCATCCTGGTGGCGCCGCCGGTCATTTTTGTGTCGTTTGACGATGTGACATCGATTCCGCAACTGGCCGGGGTGGTGGTGGGTGAGGCAGATGACCTGGCGCCGCCGGGCCCGGTCGGGGCTCTGGTGCCCGGCTGGAACAAAACCGCCCGGCTTTCCGTGGTCCAGGGCGCAGACCACATGTTCTGGGGGTTTGACCGGGAGTTGCAGGCCCGGATTGAGGAGATGATTGGGTAA
- a CDS encoding GGDEF domain-containing protein: protein MKTIGLPKLADFKDRFLDRFFGLTIATRMTLAYLPLAIIIVLISVYTLSSLSELGDISRSIVTGDMVVIEATDSLTQNLLAQEAYGRRYLIMKSDEMKELFQTRSTEIDNTLDTLARVDEMDLSLIRSLKARHDDFTALYAGIFDLPEKELATAGAVYDDRIRQGLDDQLAIIKAMTQEAREGLAQKSRRTDAASMRAFHVAALLSALGICLGIGSAYIITRSMSRSIAQLKLATAKFSERQFDFVPDLRQKDEFGMLARAFIAMAQRLARLEVMDLDASPLTRLPGGVAIENVLETRLAQQQDIAFCLVDIDNFKAFNDRYGYARGNEVIKATGKILESAIADHGTEDAFVGHIGGDDFAVILHPDRYGQVCQAIIEAFDRKSPTFYDPEDRDRGYVIAKTRQGKQEQFPLMTVSIAVVTNLSQKEINSVRIGEVAAELKEYAKTVPGSLFLVDRREHPSA, encoded by the coding sequence ATGAAGACCATTGGGCTGCCAAAGCTTGCTGACTTCAAAGACCGGTTTCTGGACCGGTTTTTCGGGTTGACCATCGCCACCCGCATGACCCTGGCCTATCTTCCCCTGGCGATTATCATCGTTCTTATCTCGGTCTACACCCTCTCCTCTCTGAGTGAGCTGGGCGATATCAGCCGCAGCATTGTGACCGGCGACATGGTGGTGATCGAGGCCACGGACAGCCTCACCCAGAACCTGCTGGCCCAGGAGGCCTATGGCCGCCGTTACCTGATCATGAAAAGCGATGAAATGAAAGAGCTGTTTCAAACCCGCAGCACCGAGATCGACAATACCCTTGACACTCTGGCCCGGGTGGACGAGATGGATCTGTCCCTTATCAGGAGTTTGAAGGCCCGCCACGATGATTTTACCGCCCTTTATGCCGGGATTTTCGATCTGCCGGAAAAGGAGCTGGCCACGGCCGGCGCTGTGTATGACGACCGGATTCGCCAGGGCCTGGATGATCAGCTGGCAATCATAAAGGCCATGACACAGGAGGCCAGGGAGGGGCTGGCGCAAAAAAGCCGGCGGACCGATGCGGCCAGCATGAGGGCCTTTCACGTGGCAGCCCTGCTGTCGGCCCTGGGTATCTGCCTGGGCATCGGGTCGGCCTACATCATCACGCGCAGCATGTCCCGCTCCATTGCCCAGCTCAAGCTGGCCACGGCCAAGTTTTCCGAGCGGCAGTTCGATTTTGTCCCTGACCTGCGGCAGAAGGATGAGTTCGGCATGCTGGCCAGGGCCTTTATCGCCATGGCCCAGCGCCTTGCCCGGCTGGAGGTGATGGATCTGGACGCCAGCCCCCTGACCCGGCTGCCCGGCGGCGTGGCCATTGAAAATGTGCTGGAGACCCGTCTGGCCCAGCAGCAGGATATCGCCTTCTGCCTGGTGGATATCGACAACTTCAAGGCGTTTAACGACCGGTACGGTTATGCCAGGGGCAACGAGGTGATCAAGGCCACGGGAAAGATACTGGAATCGGCCATTGCCGACCACGGTACTGAAGACGCCTTTGTCGGCCATATCGGCGGCGACGATTTTGCGGTGATCCTTCACCCGGACCGGTATGGCCAGGTGTGCCAGGCCATCATCGAGGCATTTGACAGAAAATCCCCTACGTTCTATGATCCCGAAGACAGAGACAGGGGTTATGTCATCGCCAAAACACGGCAGGGAAAGCAGGAGCAGTTTCCCCTTATGACGGTCTCCATTGCGGTGGTGACCAACCTGAGCCAGAAGGAGATCAACAGCGTGCGGATCGGCGAGGTTGCGGCGGAACTCAAGGAGTATGCCAAGACCGTTCCGGGCAGCCTCTTTCTGGTAGACCGGCGGGAACACCCCTCCGCTTGA
- a CDS encoding ribonuclease D: MADDPQQPFTFVNTPSGLAQVVHRLERVPVVAVDLEADSLHHFTEKVCLIQIGVNGDAFLIDPLALSDLSSLKPFFADPGVIKVLHGADYDVRSLYRDFGITITGLFDSEIASRFLGVQSTGLNDVVNRRFGVTMDKGCRKQDWTQRPLPEKMLSYAALDVRYLVDLYHQLQNELQQMGRAEWVAEECELLSRVRYANGEDTPLFVRFKGAGRLSRRTLAVLEALLVARQKMARKKDRPPFKVMGNDALLRLAQERPRNRKALEAMGVFSKKQLPMVADGVLAAVERAMVLPDSQLPVYPRTRQPALPRAAARRVEILKQWREKAATRLCLDPGLLFPKSLVTAVAQEGPKTLADLGRVEGVRRWQVEALGPEMLEALGSGR, translated from the coding sequence ATGGCAGATGACCCCCAGCAGCCCTTCACCTTTGTAAACACCCCTTCCGGCCTTGCGCAGGTGGTCCACCGCCTTGAGCGGGTGCCGGTGGTGGCCGTGGACCTGGAGGCCGACTCCCTGCACCATTTTACGGAAAAGGTCTGCCTGATCCAGATCGGCGTAAACGGTGACGCCTTTTTGATCGACCCCCTGGCCCTTTCCGATCTTTCCTCCTTAAAACCCTTTTTTGCCGATCCCGGCGTCATAAAGGTGTTGCACGGCGCCGATTACGATGTCCGGTCCCTTTACCGGGATTTCGGCATCACCATCACCGGCCTGTTTGACAGCGAAATCGCCAGCCGGTTTCTGGGGGTTCAATCCACCGGGCTCAACGACGTGGTGAACAGGCGGTTCGGCGTCACCATGGACAAGGGGTGCCGCAAGCAGGACTGGACCCAGCGGCCCCTGCCGGAAAAGATGCTGAGCTACGCGGCCCTGGACGTGCGTTACCTGGTGGACCTTTACCATCAGTTGCAAAATGAGTTGCAGCAGATGGGCCGGGCCGAATGGGTGGCCGAGGAGTGCGAACTTTTAAGCCGCGTCCGGTACGCAAACGGGGAAGACACGCCCCTGTTTGTCCGGTTCAAAGGGGCTGGCCGCCTGAGCCGGCGCACCCTGGCCGTGCTGGAAGCCCTGCTGGTTGCAAGACAGAAGATGGCCCGGAAAAAAGACCGCCCCCCGTTCAAGGTCATGGGCAACGATGCCCTGCTCAGGCTGGCCCAGGAGCGGCCCCGGAACCGGAAGGCCCTGGAGGCCATGGGCGTGTTTTCAAAAAAGCAGCTTCCCATGGTGGCCGACGGGGTCCTGGCCGCTGTTGAACGGGCCATGGTCCTGCCGGACAGTCAACTGCCGGTCTATCCCCGGACCCGGCAGCCGGCCCTGCCCAGGGCCGCGGCCCGCCGGGTGGAGATTTTAAAGCAGTGGCGGGAAAAGGCGGCCACCCGGCTGTGCCTGGACCCGGGCCTGCTCTTTCCCAAGTCCCTGGTGACGGCCGTAGCCCAGGAGGGGCCGAAAACCCTGGCCGACCTGGGCCGGGTCGAGGGCGTGAGACGGTGGCAGGTCGAGGCCCTGGGGCCGGAAATGCTGGAGGCTCTTGGTTCGGGGCGATGA
- the cooS gene encoding anaerobic carbon-monoxide dehydrogenase catalytic subunit → MADEEKKAVAAKADKAPKLADPIKASIDPATQQMIARAQELGIDTVFDRAEAMKPCAIGATGICCKNCSMGPCRLPLPKGGIVGEDTRKGLCGATPNTIAARNFIRMIAGGASAHSDHGRSVAEVFMSAARKETDAYQIKDTQKLLAVAEALDVATTVEVDGETKARDMDEIALETAEKALNEWGKSEGELLYLKRAPKPRYELWKKMGVLPRNIDREIVEIMHRTHMGVDQDYRNLIKQGTRAALADGWGGSMLATDLQDIVFGTPSPIQSEANLGIMKEDHVNIIVHGHEPVLSEIVVAVAQSPEMLDYAKKKGAKGIQLGGICCTANEILQRHGIPTAATFLQQELAIITGACDAMVVDIQCIFQNLANVAKCFHTKLITTHPIAKMEQDNVIHIEFDEHHALDDAKKIVKMAIDNFENRKTEVMIPRHKAAQVAGFGVESIEYHLGGSFRGTFYTLNDNIINGRIRGVAGVVGCNNARTRHNEGHITVVKELIKNDVLVLTTGCNAIACAMEGLLTPEAAGVYCGPGLTEVCETVGIPPVLHLGSCVDNSRILLAATEVVKAGGLGNDLSDLPVAGSAPEWMSEKAISIGHYFVASGVYTVFGVGLPVEGAPVFQNYIFNEFEKLYGGMWDLEIDPIKHAHKMIAHIDKKRKALGIDKARERVLMDMADRQALEA, encoded by the coding sequence ATGGCAGATGAAGAAAAAAAAGCAGTCGCAGCCAAGGCGGACAAAGCGCCCAAACTGGCTGACCCCATCAAGGCGTCAATCGATCCCGCCACCCAGCAGATGATCGCCCGGGCACAGGAACTGGGGATCGACACTGTCTTTGACAGAGCTGAAGCCATGAAACCCTGCGCCATCGGCGCAACGGGAATCTGTTGTAAAAACTGTTCCATGGGACCCTGCCGCCTGCCCCTGCCCAAGGGCGGAATCGTGGGCGAGGATACCCGTAAGGGTCTGTGCGGGGCCACACCCAACACCATTGCGGCCAGAAACTTTATCCGCATGATCGCCGGTGGCGCATCCGCCCATTCCGATCACGGCCGGTCCGTGGCCGAGGTGTTTATGTCCGCGGCCCGTAAAGAGACCGATGCATATCAGATCAAGGATACCCAGAAGCTTCTGGCCGTGGCCGAGGCGTTGGACGTGGCCACCACCGTTGAAGTGGACGGCGAGACCAAGGCCAGGGATATGGATGAGATCGCCCTGGAAACCGCTGAAAAGGCGTTAAACGAATGGGGTAAGTCCGAGGGTGAACTGCTCTACCTGAAGCGGGCCCCCAAGCCCCGGTACGAACTCTGGAAGAAGATGGGCGTCCTGCCCAGAAACATCGACCGGGAGATCGTGGAAATCATGCACCGCACCCACATGGGCGTGGACCAGGATTACCGGAATCTTATCAAGCAGGGTACCCGGGCGGCCCTGGCCGACGGATGGGGCGGCTCCATGCTGGCCACTGACCTGCAGGACATTGTTTTTGGCACTCCGTCTCCCATTCAGTCCGAAGCCAACCTGGGCATCATGAAGGAAGACCATGTGAACATCATTGTTCACGGCCATGAGCCGGTTCTTTCCGAGATCGTCGTGGCCGTGGCCCAGTCCCCGGAGATGCTCGATTATGCCAAGAAAAAGGGCGCCAAGGGCATTCAGCTGGGCGGCATCTGCTGTACGGCCAACGAAATCCTTCAGCGCCACGGCATTCCCACGGCAGCCACCTTTCTGCAGCAGGAACTGGCCATCATCACCGGCGCCTGTGACGCCATGGTGGTGGACATTCAGTGCATCTTCCAGAACCTGGCCAACGTGGCCAAGTGTTTTCACACCAAGCTGATCACCACCCATCCCATCGCCAAGATGGAGCAGGACAACGTGATCCATATCGAGTTTGACGAGCACCATGCCCTTGATGATGCCAAGAAGATCGTCAAGATGGCCATCGACAACTTTGAAAACCGGAAAACCGAGGTCATGATTCCCCGTCACAAGGCGGCCCAGGTGGCCGGCTTCGGCGTGGAGTCCATCGAGTATCACCTGGGCGGCTCCTTCCGGGGAACCTTTTATACATTGAACGACAACATCATCAACGGCCGCATTCGAGGCGTGGCCGGCGTGGTGGGCTGCAACAACGCCCGGACCCGGCACAACGAAGGCCACATCACCGTCGTCAAGGAACTGATAAAGAACGACGTTCTGGTGCTGACCACCGGCTGCAACGCCATTGCCTGCGCCATGGAAGGCCTGCTGACCCCTGAGGCAGCCGGTGTTTACTGTGGTCCGGGCTTGACCGAGGTGTGCGAGACCGTGGGTATTCCGCCGGTTCTGCACCTGGGCTCCTGCGTGGACAACAGCCGCATTCTGCTGGCCGCCACCGAGGTGGTCAAAGCCGGCGGCCTGGGCAACGATCTTTCCGATCTGCCCGTGGCCGGCAGCGCGCCCGAGTGGATGAGCGAAAAGGCCATCAGTATCGGCCACTACTTTGTGGCGTCCGGTGTCTACACGGTCTTTGGCGTGGGGCTTCCCGTA
- a CDS encoding radical SAM protein gives MNIDDLIRKSMDSGAFSKEELIQMLEFAPNAPETYRILAEANRISRDLTGNRAEVQGQFALNLAPCACNCKFCSFSADSRIFSKATEISVDEAVAQARLFEENGANAIYVMTTAFYPFEKFLDVSKEVRHNLKKETVMIANVGDKTPAQARQIKEAGYKGVYHALRMREGVDTDLDPEQRKISMRNFQEAGLSVGTCVEPVGPEHTNEEIADRILFTASISPAFSGAARRITIPGGPLEPLGMISELRMAQIVAVTRMAMPRTTLGNCTHEPCTLGALAGANLFWAEVGANPRDIEEKTEQGRGDTVDHCKTIYEEVGWEVHTGPSRYF, from the coding sequence TTGAATATTGATGACCTGATACGCAAATCCATGGACAGCGGCGCTTTTTCCAAAGAAGAGCTGATTCAAATGCTGGAATTTGCGCCCAACGCGCCCGAGACTTACCGGATTTTGGCCGAGGCAAACCGCATCTCCAGGGACCTTACCGGCAACCGGGCCGAGGTTCAGGGCCAGTTTGCCTTAAACCTTGCCCCCTGTGCCTGCAACTGCAAGTTCTGTTCGTTTTCCGCGGACAGCAGAATTTTTTCAAAGGCCACCGAGATTTCCGTTGACGAGGCCGTGGCCCAGGCCCGGCTGTTTGAAGAAAACGGCGCCAATGCGATCTATGTCATGACCACGGCTTTTTATCCGTTTGAAAAGTTTTTAGACGTCTCAAAAGAGGTGCGGCACAATCTGAAAAAAGAGACGGTGATGATCGCCAATGTGGGAGACAAAACCCCTGCCCAGGCCCGGCAGATAAAGGAGGCCGGGTACAAAGGCGTATACCATGCCCTGCGCATGCGCGAAGGAGTGGATACCGACCTGGACCCGGAGCAGCGCAAGATCAGCATGCGCAACTTTCAGGAGGCGGGCCTGTCCGTGGGCACCTGCGTGGAGCCGGTGGGGCCGGAACACACAAACGAAGAGATCGCCGACCGGATTCTTTTCACCGCTTCCATTTCCCCGGCCTTCAGCGGCGCGGCCCGGCGCATCACCATTCCCGGCGGTCCCCTGGAACCCCTGGGCATGATCTCCGAGCTGCGCATGGCCCAGATCGTGGCTGTCACCCGCATGGCCATGCCCCGCACCACCCTGGGTAACTGTACCCACGAGCCCTGCACCCTGGGCGCGCTTGCCGGAGCCAACCTTTTCTGGGCCGAAGTGGGCGCCAATCCCAGAGATATCGAAGAAAAGACCGAACAGGGCCGGGGCGACACCGTGGACCACTGCAAAACGATCTATGAAGAAGTGGGCTGGGAAGTCCACACCGGTCCCTCGCGCTATTTTTAG